A genomic stretch from Ureibacillus composti includes:
- a CDS encoding LysR family transcriptional regulator, with product MEFRQLQYFLTLCNELHFTRASEKLHISQPTLSHQIKVLENEVGALLFDRIGKKITLTEAGEILYEQCLNIFNTIENTKLQINDLEKVQRGSIKIGALPGELTNLVSDSLLQYAKEYPLVQVSVTSSDDVYTLLKDNKIDYAFSYVDDVTLTEDEPFIKIPLYTEKFVFVSSKEHPLMTKHELSLHDVSETPLILFPSIHKCRNILNHTAKQEHLTLNPIFETASIDTIFKFVKEKIGGTIVAESLYELNRQENLCARPIIHNGLNRKTALIYRKDKYMNKVVKSYIPILIHYLEQLNISLPDSSYEKLMLFAERPYAKETVQPK from the coding sequence TTGGAATTTCGACAATTACAATATTTTTTAACGTTGTGTAACGAGTTACACTTTACACGAGCTTCAGAAAAACTACATATTTCACAACCCACATTAAGTCATCAAATTAAAGTACTTGAAAATGAAGTTGGCGCACTACTGTTTGATCGCATCGGTAAAAAGATTACATTAACGGAAGCTGGTGAAATATTATACGAACAGTGCTTAAATATTTTTAATACAATCGAAAATACAAAACTACAAATCAATGACTTAGAAAAGGTTCAGCGTGGTTCTATAAAAATTGGGGCTTTACCTGGGGAACTAACGAACCTTGTATCTGATAGTTTACTACAATACGCAAAAGAGTACCCACTTGTCCAAGTGTCCGTCACGAGTTCTGATGATGTGTATACATTATTGAAGGATAATAAAATAGACTATGCCTTTTCTTATGTGGATGATGTCACGCTAACTGAGGATGAACCGTTTATTAAAATCCCACTTTATACAGAGAAGTTTGTTTTTGTTTCTTCAAAAGAGCATCCACTGATGACAAAGCATGAATTATCGCTTCACGATGTAAGTGAAACTCCCTTGATTTTATTTCCAAGCATTCATAAATGTAGGAACATTTTAAACCATACTGCAAAACAAGAGCATTTAACTCTAAACCCTATTTTTGAAACGGCGAGCATTGATACCATTTTTAAGTTTGTCAAAGAGAAGATTGGTGGGACAATTGTTGCTGAGTCACTTTATGAACTAAATCGTCAGGAGAATCTTTGTGCACGTCCGATTATACACAATGGCCTGAATCGTAAAACTGCCTTAATTTATCGAAAAGATAAATATATGAATAAGGTAGTTAAATCTTATATCCCCATTTTGATCCATTATTTAGAGCAGCTAAATATTTCATTACCTGACTCAAGCTATGAAAAACTAATGCTCTTCGCAGAACGCCCATACGCAAAAGAGACAGTTCAGCCAAAATGA
- a CDS encoding NADPH-dependent FMN reductase, whose amino-acid sequence MVKIGILTGSTRDSRVNSQVAEWVKSIADKRGDADYELVDIKDYNLPRFNEPIPAIMSQDYTTPKAHIWSKKITELDGFIFVTPEYNKAITSGLKDAIDYLYVEWNNKAAGIVSYGSTLGVTATNDLRLILSVPKVAVVGPSVAMSLFTDFQDMREFTPASFHEDSLNKVLDDVVAWSTALKTIRNKVEAR is encoded by the coding sequence ATGGTTAAAATCGGTATTCTTACAGGTAGTACTCGTGACTCTCGAGTAAATAGTCAAGTTGCAGAATGGGTAAAATCAATTGCTGACAAACGTGGAGATGCAGATTACGAACTAGTCGATATTAAAGATTACAATTTACCAAGATTCAATGAGCCCATCCCTGCGATTATGTCCCAAGATTATACAACACCCAAAGCACATATCTGGTCTAAGAAAATAACCGAACTTGACGGGTTCATCTTTGTAACACCAGAATACAACAAAGCAATTACTTCTGGCTTAAAAGATGCAATTGATTATTTATATGTGGAGTGGAATAACAAAGCAGCTGGTATTGTAAGCTACGGTTCTACATTAGGGGTTACAGCAACAAACGACTTACGTTTGATTTTAAGTGTTCCAAAAGTAGCAGTAGTTGGCCCAAGTGTTGCCATGAGTTTGTTTACAGACTTCCAGGATATGCGCGAATTTACCCCAGCGTCTTTCCATGAAGATTCATTAAACAAAGTGCTAGATGATGTGGTAGCATGGTCGACTGCATTAAAAACGATTCGAAATAAAGTAGAAGCGAGGTAA
- a CDS encoding DsbA family protein, which yields MTNNQNMICDLDTGVCGVAGKEEMEMIDFNQPQKTIEVYYVTDPICSHCWAIEPVLRRFKEQYGHYFNFHPVMGGLLEKWGDGPVDPGNGIFGPADVAGHWREVGEYSRMPIDGSLMTFNPVQSSYPPSRVFKVIQKNHTVALAYEYLRRSREALFAFNQNISDPSVMVEIVNHLGLDGEAIVHEAEQGIGQQLLDEDFSLVRSLGVRGFPTIVIINKENKGVKLVGGRPFENYVDGLKQVLNVDELQPKKQPSLSKLLEKEKLLFSKEIEVMYDLKQTDVSTFIEKELLPNQYEAKEILGERYLITI from the coding sequence ATGACAAACAATCAAAATATGATTTGTGATTTAGATACAGGTGTTTGTGGAGTAGCAGGTAAGGAAGAAATGGAAATGATTGATTTTAATCAGCCTCAAAAAACGATTGAAGTATATTATGTAACCGATCCAATTTGCTCTCATTGTTGGGCCATTGAACCTGTACTTCGTCGTTTTAAAGAACAATATGGACACTATTTTAACTTCCATCCAGTAATGGGTGGGTTGTTGGAAAAATGGGGTGACGGTCCTGTCGATCCTGGAAACGGAATCTTTGGACCTGCTGATGTTGCGGGCCACTGGAGAGAAGTTGGAGAATATTCTCGTATGCCGATTGATGGGTCTCTTATGACCTTTAATCCCGTTCAGTCATCCTACCCACCTTCCCGTGTATTTAAAGTAATTCAAAAAAATCATACCGTTGCATTAGCTTATGAATATTTACGTCGTTCAAGAGAAGCACTTTTCGCATTCAATCAAAATATTTCAGATCCATCTGTTATGGTTGAAATCGTCAATCATCTTGGTCTTGATGGAGAAGCCATTGTACATGAAGCAGAACAAGGAATCGGACAACAATTATTAGATGAAGACTTCTCTCTTGTAAGAAGCCTTGGAGTTAGAGGCTTTCCAACGATTGTTATCATCAATAAGGAAAATAAAGGAGTTAAACTTGTTGGAGGACGTCCATTTGAAAATTATGTTGACGGATTAAAGCAAGTTTTAAATGTGGATGAACTACAACCAAAAAAACAACCTTCCCTTTCTAAATTGCTTGAAAAAGAAAAACTCCTATTTTCAAAAGAAATTGAAGTCATGTATGACCTTAAACAAACAGATGTGAGCACCTTTATAGAAAAAGAGCTCTTACCAAATCAATATGAAGCGAAGGAAATTTTGGGTGAACGCTATTTAATAACTATATAA
- a CDS encoding bifunctional diguanylate cyclase/phosphodiesterase, with product MMGTKDGYFDLFGDNLIHGIVSTVLITLTCWTLFVDNLQGIYSIIFSLVIIAQIWLAARFKSLHENVIKKLQDSEKEKHHMTYYDEITKLPNERYLLKKIKENLTSNTSEKAVLVLEIERLSTIKSSLGSFYTDRMLQMVAERLQKNLPNDYLIGKLREDQFLLLLENENDHSRIEKLCRKLQDLMKSPFLIQHFSINVNINIGIAFYPEDAGSAEDLIHFAQFAMDEARKIPEHFAYYRPSMSQERADKITLENDLYTAIQDNQLVLHYQPQLELKTNEMISMEALVRWKHPEKGWITPLEFIPIAEESGLIVPIGKWVLETACRQTKELQELIGQPVRVAVNLSIRQLFHENFVQVVRDILKETELPPEYLQLEITESMTMDTSYMMPILNELKETGVTIAMDDFGKGYSSLSYLKDLPIDCLKIDREFVRNIEQTNSEPIVDLIISMSKHLNLKVVAEGVETMEQLDYLLNSECDTIQGYLISKPIPFCNIAKNLKRLREERKNLQFRTHANYYGLIKEVFN from the coding sequence ATGATGGGTACTAAAGATGGTTATTTTGACTTGTTTGGGGATAATTTGATTCATGGCATTGTCAGTACTGTTTTAATTACTTTAACTTGTTGGACTTTATTTGTGGACAATTTACAAGGAATCTATAGCATCATTTTTTCACTTGTGATTATAGCTCAAATTTGGTTAGCCGCTCGATTTAAGTCCCTACATGAAAATGTAATTAAGAAACTACAAGATTCGGAAAAAGAAAAACATCATATGACGTACTATGATGAAATTACGAAGCTCCCGAATGAACGATACTTATTAAAAAAGATAAAAGAAAACTTAACGAGTAATACATCTGAAAAAGCGGTTTTAGTTCTAGAAATAGAGCGTTTATCTACCATTAAATCGTCACTAGGATCTTTTTATACTGACCGCATGCTACAAATGGTTGCTGAAAGGTTACAGAAGAACCTACCAAATGATTATCTCATTGGTAAATTACGTGAAGATCAATTTCTACTATTACTTGAAAACGAAAATGATCATTCCCGTATTGAAAAGCTGTGCAGGAAGCTTCAAGACTTGATGAAGTCCCCATTTTTAATTCAACACTTTTCAATTAATGTGAATATTAATATTGGAATTGCATTTTACCCAGAAGATGCCGGGTCAGCTGAAGATTTAATTCACTTTGCACAGTTTGCCATGGATGAGGCAAGAAAAATTCCTGAGCATTTTGCTTATTACAGACCATCCATGTCACAAGAACGAGCGGATAAAATTACATTAGAAAATGATTTATATACGGCGATTCAAGATAACCAGTTAGTTTTACACTATCAACCACAACTTGAACTAAAAACAAATGAAATGATTTCAATGGAAGCTTTAGTACGATGGAAACATCCTGAAAAGGGCTGGATTACACCCCTTGAATTTATCCCAATTGCAGAAGAATCAGGGTTAATTGTTCCAATCGGAAAATGGGTGCTTGAAACAGCCTGCCGACAAACGAAAGAGTTGCAAGAATTAATTGGGCAGCCTGTTCGTGTAGCGGTGAATTTATCAATTAGACAGCTTTTCCATGAAAACTTTGTTCAAGTTGTACGTGATATTCTAAAAGAAACTGAATTACCTCCTGAATACTTACAATTAGAGATTACGGAAAGTATGACGATGGATACATCTTATATGATGCCAATCTTAAATGAGTTGAAAGAAACAGGAGTTACAATTGCGATGGATGACTTTGGAAAAGGTTATTCTTCATTGTCTTATTTAAAAGACTTACCAATCGATTGTTTAAAGATTGATCGCGAATTCGTACGAAACATCGAACAAACAAATAGCGAACCAATTGTTGATTTGATTATCTCTATGTCAAAACACCTAAATTTAAAAGTGGTGGCAGAAGGGGTAGAAACGATGGAGCAATTAGACTATTTACTGAATAGTGAATGTGATACAATTCAAGGATATTTAATCAGTAAACCGATTCCATTTTGTAATATTGCGAAGAACTTAAAACGTCTTCGTGAGGAACGAAAGAATTTACAGTTTAGAACGCATGCCAACTACTATGGTTTAATAAAAGAAGTATTTAACTAA
- a CDS encoding helix-turn-helix domain-containing protein: protein MEIGQVIKMIRKNKSITQQELADAIGMTRPYIARIESGKNSISSDRLTEILDFCNVTYNEFFFMKNDYKISTKMDSFNNILKLYYANNIEEISNIKNEIKEKYEQNGDLFLRHLYILCHCIENKFDITKIKKEYVSEISDYLLSIDEWSYYELVIFNNFIYVFQPSTALLMIKNILYRADKFKDLNSDKNILSFLLFNLIELSINQEQYDYTKQVLDTTKQYYTKGTDFFEKTLILFYEGIILIIDNLLSEGVDKCNKALSVFQALGQDYFHSKYKEDLDKLLNKIVPSNV, encoded by the coding sequence ATGGAGATTGGTCAAGTTATAAAAATGATTCGTAAGAATAAAAGTATTACTCAGCAAGAGCTTGCTGACGCAATTGGTATGACTCGTCCTTATATTGCTCGTATTGAGTCGGGTAAAAATAGTATTTCTTCTGATCGTCTAACCGAAATATTAGATTTCTGTAATGTTACATATAATGAATTCTTCTTTATGAAAAATGATTATAAAATATCAACGAAAATGGACTCATTTAATAATATTTTAAAACTCTACTATGCTAATAATATAGAAGAAATCTCTAATATTAAAAATGAAATAAAAGAGAAGTATGAACAAAATGGTGATCTTTTTTTAAGACATTTATATATTTTATGTCATTGCATAGAGAATAAATTTGATATTACGAAAATTAAAAAAGAATATGTAAGTGAAATCTCTGATTATTTGTTAAGCATTGATGAGTGGAGCTACTATGAATTAGTTATTTTTAATAATTTCATTTATGTTTTCCAACCTTCTACTGCTCTTTTAATGATAAAAAATATTTTATATCGTGCAGATAAATTTAAAGATTTAAATTCAGATAAAAATATTCTAAGTTTCTTGTTATTCAATTTAATTGAGTTAAGCATAAATCAAGAACAGTACGATTATACAAAGCAAGTATTAGATACGACTAAACAGTATTATACAAAGGGTACGGACTTCTTCGAAAAAACACTTATTTTATTTTATGAAGGGATCATTCTTATAATAGATAATTTACTTTCTGAAGGTGTTGATAAGTGTAATAAGGCATTAAGTGTATTCCAAGCATTAGGACAGGATTATTTCCACTCGAAGTACAAAGAAGACCTTGATAAACTACTAAATAAAATCGTCCCTTCTAATGTTTAA
- a CDS encoding TetR/AcrR family transcriptional regulator: MTQSKTDPRVLRTRKLIMDSFIELSAKKEFKDITIKDITTEAMINRATFYYHFEDIYDLLEKALSEVLLVNLNFDIYQNKDLNEESFISIFIAITNFQKGLSTRCHRGYEDTIARIIREQLEIIFYKMLVKQNATKEDEALKTIAVILSWGIYGASIDWRRNGMTVPPEEFIKSAIPYLMNGIHSLN, encoded by the coding sequence ATGACGCAATCAAAGACGGACCCCCGTGTGTTACGTACTCGCAAATTAATCATGGACTCTTTCATTGAACTTTCAGCTAAAAAGGAATTTAAGGATATTACTATAAAAGATATTACGACAGAGGCCATGATCAATCGCGCAACCTTTTATTATCACTTCGAGGATATTTATGACTTATTAGAAAAAGCATTGTCGGAAGTATTGTTAGTAAATTTAAACTTTGATATCTACCAAAATAAAGATCTAAATGAAGAATCATTCATTAGTATTTTCATAGCGATAACAAATTTCCAAAAGGGATTATCTACTCGTTGTCACAGAGGATACGAGGATACCATTGCTCGAATCATCAGGGAGCAGCTCGAAATCATTTTCTACAAAATGTTGGTAAAACAAAATGCAACGAAAGAAGATGAAGCACTTAAAACGATTGCGGTTATATTAAGCTGGGGAATTTACGGAGCTTCTATAGACTGGCGAAGAAATGGAATGACAGTCCCACCGGAAGAATTTATTAAATCGGCGATTCCTTATTTAATGAATGGGATCCATTCCTTAAACTAA
- a CDS encoding Fic family protein, whose amino-acid sequence MKNYNEFNNDHYLLQCNKLGLRNTRDLEEAEAFVFFIRAIQVEQGSYLLSSFTLEDFKNLHEHLFQDIYPFAGQFRNVQLVKGNTRFCQHQFIETNARVLFDELQNEEDWKSLDEASERLAYFKTELNMLHPFREGNGRTIRIFIQKYALMKNIKWDITLIDRDLYLEAMIHSKTNPQLLKELFLSTIEFN is encoded by the coding sequence ATGAAAAATTATAATGAGTTTAATAACGATCATTATCTTTTGCAGTGTAATAAGTTGGGGTTAAGAAATACCCGCGACTTAGAAGAGGCTGAGGCATTTGTATTTTTTATTCGTGCGATACAAGTTGAACAAGGGTCTTATCTACTTTCTTCCTTCACTCTAGAAGATTTTAAAAATTTACATGAACATCTTTTTCAAGATATCTATCCTTTTGCTGGACAATTCCGTAATGTACAACTAGTAAAAGGAAACACAAGATTTTGCCAGCATCAGTTTATCGAAACGAATGCCCGAGTACTTTTTGATGAGTTGCAAAATGAAGAAGATTGGAAAAGTTTAGACGAGGCCTCAGAAAGACTAGCCTACTTTAAAACAGAACTGAATATGCTTCATCCATTCCGCGAAGGAAATGGACGTACTATTCGGATCTTTATCCAAAAATATGCACTGATGAAAAATATAAAGTGGGACATCACCTTAATTGATCGTGATCTTTATTTAGAAGCCATGATTCACTCTAAAACCAATCCTCAGTTACTAAAAGAGCTATTTTTATCGACAATTGAGTTTAATTAA
- a CDS encoding SACOL1771 family peroxiredoxin, whose amino-acid sequence MAEHKFTFNANWTGGRNDIGEIQSGNLTTTVSIPSSMDGPGIGTNPDELLLSAASTCYLISLATMLEYSNVKATLSLHSEGIVQVSKAVLTYKKIIHNIEISLLDKSERAERITKRLAVKAEETCMISKALKGNVEISINCTII is encoded by the coding sequence ATCGCAGAACATAAATTTACATTTAACGCAAACTGGACTGGTGGACGAAATGATATAGGGGAAATTCAATCTGGAAATTTAACGACGACAGTTTCAATTCCCTCAAGTATGGATGGACCAGGAATTGGGACAAATCCGGACGAATTGCTGCTTAGCGCGGCTTCTACCTGTTATTTAATATCTCTTGCAACTATGTTAGAATACTCGAACGTCAAGGCTACATTGTCGCTTCACTCAGAAGGCATTGTACAAGTTTCAAAAGCAGTTCTTACATATAAAAAAATAATACACAATATCGAAATTTCTCTTCTAGACAAGTCGGAAAGAGCAGAAAGAATAACAAAGAGGCTTGCTGTAAAAGCTGAAGAAACATGTATGATCAGTAAAGCTTTAAAAGGTAATGTAGAAATTAGTATTAATTGCACAATAATATAA
- a CDS encoding metallophosphoesterase family protein: MEKIFAIGDIHGSYELLEKILQCWNSDEEQLVFLGDYIDRGPDSLRVIQKVMELSEEYDAVTLIGNHEQIFLNWLEKPDQISEFYFNLKVGGAATVQSLLSFDSTIESTSYTSKEMVDKIKEQHPKIISFMKGLGHYYYWNPFVFVHAGIDATVENFKDTKKEVFLWIRDEFTSTPHKSKETVVFGHTPTIFLNEDRTSKVWLSPCKKKIGIDGGGAIYENGRLHGVVFTKGADEVTVFSTSLNEEVYSYIVQL, translated from the coding sequence ATGGAAAAAATCTTTGCAATCGGTGATATTCATGGTAGCTATGAATTGTTAGAAAAAATCCTACAGTGTTGGAATAGTGATGAAGAACAATTGGTCTTTCTTGGAGATTATATTGACCGAGGCCCTGATAGTTTAAGGGTAATCCAAAAAGTCATGGAGCTTTCGGAAGAATATGATGCGGTTACGCTAATTGGAAATCATGAACAAATTTTTCTGAATTGGTTGGAAAAGCCAGACCAAATTTCAGAGTTCTACTTTAACTTAAAGGTAGGTGGAGCTGCGACAGTTCAAAGTCTCCTCTCATTCGATTCTACGATTGAAAGCACGTCTTACACATCGAAAGAAATGGTTGATAAAATTAAAGAACAACATCCTAAAATTATTAGCTTTATGAAAGGATTAGGCCATTATTATTATTGGAATCCTTTTGTATTTGTTCATGCAGGAATTGATGCAACGGTTGAAAATTTCAAGGATACAAAAAAAGAGGTTTTTCTTTGGATTCGTGATGAATTCACGTCAACCCCACATAAATCAAAAGAAACGGTTGTATTTGGTCACACCCCAACCATTTTTTTAAACGAAGATCGAACGAGTAAAGTTTGGTTATCTCCATGTAAGAAAAAAATCGGGATTGATGGAGGAGGCGCAATTTATGAAAATGGACGCCTACATGGAGTTGTCTTTACGAAAGGGGCAGATGAAGTAACTGTGTTTTCAACAAGTTTGAATGAAGAGGTTTATTCTTATATCGTTCAGCTTTAA
- a CDS encoding amidohydrolase → MKVQNYELAKKLRRELHQHPELSNEEVWTKQYLMDFLKANTTLELVDKGNWFYAIYRAGADKPNIAFRADFDALPLDEVIELPWASKIPGKAHKCGHDGHSATLAAFALEVDQEGADQNIFFLFQPAEETGDGAVQCAELIKEHQIDEIYGYHNMSGQPYKSIGIIDGTIMCASKGMTIHFEGAPAHASQPETGINPSFAIGNILSAIPGFITPEKHKGLILCTVVQIDVGEKAFGLAASKGDLRMTIRALYEDEMDRLQENLETLAKEQAEEFGLKVSFEYNDEFPETANHKENADKIRLVAKEKGMELVELKEAARPSEDFGHYTKLTKGAFFFIGNGEDYPHIHNTDFDFRDELIETGVELYKGLVQLAGN, encoded by the coding sequence ATGAAAGTTCAAAATTATGAATTGGCAAAGAAACTACGTCGTGAATTACATCAGCATCCTGAGCTTTCTAACGAAGAAGTTTGGACTAAACAATATTTAATGGATTTTTTGAAAGCAAACACAACTCTAGAACTTGTCGATAAAGGCAATTGGTTTTACGCGATTTATCGAGCTGGTGCGGATAAGCCGAACATTGCATTCCGTGCAGATTTTGACGCACTACCATTGGATGAAGTAATCGAGTTACCATGGGCTTCAAAAATTCCCGGAAAAGCACACAAATGTGGTCATGATGGCCATTCAGCAACTCTAGCTGCGTTTGCCCTGGAAGTCGATCAAGAAGGTGCAGACCAAAACATCTTCTTCCTCTTCCAACCTGCTGAAGAAACAGGAGATGGTGCGGTTCAATGCGCGGAGCTTATTAAAGAACATCAAATTGATGAAATTTATGGTTACCATAATATGAGTGGTCAACCTTATAAGTCGATAGGGATCATAGATGGAACGATCATGTGCGCATCTAAAGGGATGACGATACATTTTGAAGGAGCCCCTGCCCATGCTAGTCAACCAGAAACAGGAATTAATCCTTCCTTTGCAATCGGCAATATTCTTAGTGCGATACCTGGATTCATTACTCCAGAAAAACATAAAGGCCTAATTCTATGCACAGTGGTACAAATTGATGTGGGGGAAAAAGCATTTGGACTCGCAGCATCGAAAGGAGATCTTCGTATGACCATACGAGCCCTTTATGAAGATGAAATGGATCGCCTACAAGAAAACCTTGAAACCCTTGCGAAAGAGCAAGCAGAAGAATTCGGATTAAAGGTTAGTTTCGAGTACAATGATGAATTCCCGGAGACGGCCAATCATAAAGAAAATGCAGATAAAATTCGTCTCGTGGCAAAAGAAAAGGGAATGGAATTAGTTGAATTGAAAGAAGCAGCTCGTCCCTCAGAGGACTTTGGACATTATACAAAGTTAACAAAAGGTGCATTTTTCTTTATAGGAAACGGAGAAGACTATCCACATATCCATAACACAGATTTTGACTTCCGTGATGAACTAATCGAAACGGGCGTTGAACTATATAAAGGGTTAGTGCAATTAGCCGGAAATTAA
- a CDS encoding cold-shock protein — protein MTQGTVKWFNSEKGFGFIEVEGGNDVFVHFSAIQGDGFKSLDEGQKVEFSVEEGNRGPQATNVVKL, from the coding sequence ATGACACAAGGTACAGTAAAATGGTTTAACTCAGAAAAAGGTTTTGGATTCATCGAAGTTGAAGGTGGAAACGATGTATTCGTACACTTCTCAGCAATCCAAGGTGACGGTTTCAAATCACTTGACGAAGGTCAAAAAGTTGAATTCTCAGTAGAAGAAGGCAACCGTGGACCACAAGCTACTAACGTAGTAAAACTTTAA
- a CDS encoding Zn-dependent hydrolase, translated as MKQLKQNSTEMYTVLKNLELENLTLSPSLQQKAIDIVNSGKKITSSIIKGALNHEKL; from the coding sequence ATGAAACAACTAAAACAAAATTCAACTGAAATGTACACTGTTTTAAAGAATTTGGAACTAGAGAATTTGACATTATCTCCTTCGCTTCAACAAAAGGCTATTGACATTGTCAATTCAGGGAAAAAAATAACATCATCCATCATTAAGGGTGCATTAAATCATGAAAAATTATAA
- a CDS encoding fumarylacetoacetate hydrolase family protein codes for MKFVSFQSADGVKLGVVTDKGIVDVRAVAEKAGLNAPSTIEEVIATGDTAINQIQQVLSQSNEFIDEAEITYAPAIQKPGKIICAGANYLAHVAESNINVPEFPIYFPKYQSSLAAHNEAIVPPSISKQIDYEVELVAIIGKQAKNISQEEALDYVFGYSVGNDLSARELQFRGLQWMYGKAIDKFAPIGPYLVTADEITDPQDLNIKCWVNEDLRQSSNTKHMIFPIAEMISDLSKIMTLEPGDVLFTGTPEGVILGREDKVWLKAGDEIVCEVEGVGRLVNRLA; via the coding sequence TTGAAATTTGTTTCTTTTCAATCAGCAGACGGAGTTAAATTAGGTGTTGTGACAGATAAAGGAATTGTTGATGTACGTGCAGTTGCCGAAAAGGCTGGACTTAATGCACCTAGTACAATTGAAGAAGTCATTGCAACAGGTGATACAGCGATCAATCAAATTCAGCAAGTTCTATCACAATCGAATGAGTTTATAGATGAAGCAGAGATTACTTACGCTCCTGCTATACAAAAGCCAGGAAAGATTATTTGCGCTGGAGCAAATTATCTTGCTCATGTCGCTGAATCGAATATTAATGTTCCGGAGTTTCCTATTTATTTCCCTAAATATCAAAGCAGTTTAGCAGCTCATAATGAGGCAATTGTTCCTCCTTCTATATCAAAACAAATAGATTACGAGGTAGAATTAGTTGCTATTATTGGGAAACAAGCAAAAAATATCTCTCAAGAAGAAGCTCTTGATTATGTATTTGGCTATTCTGTTGGAAATGATTTATCGGCTCGTGAATTACAATTCCGCGGACTTCAGTGGATGTATGGAAAAGCCATTGATAAATTTGCCCCAATCGGACCTTATCTTGTAACGGCCGATGAAATCACTGATCCTCAAGATTTAAATATAAAATGCTGGGTAAATGAAGATTTACGCCAAAGTTCAAATACAAAGCATATGATTTTCCCAATCGCCGAGATGATTAGCGATTTATCAAAGATTATGACGTTAGAGCCAGGGGATGTTCTCTTTACAGGTACTCCAGAGGGGGTCATCTTAGGTCGAGAAGACAAAGTCTGGTTAAAAGCAGGCGATGAAATCGTATGTGAAGTTGAAGGAGTAGGCCGCTTAGTGAACCGACTTGCATAA